From a single Vicinamibacteria bacterium genomic region:
- a CDS encoding M20/M25/M40 family metallo-hydrolase gives MPPLSRREFLGSTAASVAALSLPGFALSDDRLGGIEAEIQKRHEEGVQRLQEWVRQPSIAAESRGMAEGCELMMRLAREAGFQAVTRMSTDGQPGVFATLDAGAARTVGLYFMYDVKQVDPSEWSSPPWAAALVDKPGFGKVLMGRGAVNQKGPQAAFLAALHAIRGAGKKLPVNLVLVAEGEEEIGSPHFSQVVRRPEVSAALARCAGVFMPSAAQDPDGTVTVSLGAKGVVELELVASGEKWGRGPKKDVHSSNRARLDSPSFHLVQALATLVTPDGDPAIDGFADAARPASAAERDMLDAAAARMQESTAKHLLSADRWAHDLPWRASLERFLFAPTVNIEGLVGGYTGPGGKTVLPHRAVAKLDLRLVPDMTYEGALSALKGHLRKRGFGDIEVNASGGYDPTGTRADAMLIRAELSVYRRAGLDPILWPRNAGSFPGYVFTGEPLKLPAAHFGLGHGSGAHAPDEYFVIESSNPKVTGWDGAVRSFVDYLQELAVTN, from the coding sequence ATGCCTCCCCTTTCACGACGTGAGTTTCTGGGTTCGACCGCCGCATCGGTGGCTGCACTCTCCCTTCCAGGTTTCGCGCTCTCTGACGACCGTCTCGGAGGGATCGAGGCGGAGATTCAGAAGCGCCACGAGGAGGGCGTGCAGCGCCTCCAGGAATGGGTGAGGCAGCCGTCGATCGCCGCTGAGAGCAGGGGGATGGCGGAGGGCTGCGAGCTCATGATGCGGCTGGCGCGGGAGGCCGGCTTCCAGGCCGTCACCCGCATGTCTACGGATGGGCAGCCCGGGGTCTTCGCCACCCTGGACGCCGGCGCGGCGCGGACGGTCGGGCTCTACTTCATGTACGACGTCAAGCAGGTCGACCCCTCCGAGTGGTCTTCGCCGCCGTGGGCGGCTGCCCTCGTCGACAAGCCCGGATTCGGCAAGGTCCTCATGGGTCGGGGCGCCGTGAACCAGAAGGGGCCGCAGGCCGCCTTCTTGGCCGCCCTGCACGCGATCCGCGGTGCGGGCAAGAAGCTGCCCGTCAACCTCGTTCTCGTGGCGGAGGGTGAGGAGGAGATCGGCTCGCCGCATTTCTCCCAGGTTGTGAGGCGGCCGGAAGTGAGCGCCGCCCTCGCCCGGTGCGCGGGTGTCTTCATGCCCTCCGCCGCCCAGGACCCCGACGGCACGGTGACGGTCTCGCTCGGTGCCAAGGGGGTCGTCGAACTCGAGCTCGTCGCGAGCGGCGAGAAATGGGGCCGGGGCCCCAAGAAGGACGTTCACTCCAGCAACCGGGCGCGCCTCGACAGCCCCTCGTTCCACCTGGTGCAGGCGCTAGCCACCTTGGTCACTCCCGATGGCGACCCCGCAATTGATGGTTTCGCCGACGCCGCCCGACCCGCCTCGGCCGCCGAGCGCGACATGCTCGACGCGGCGGCGGCGCGCATGCAAGAGTCCACGGCCAAGCACCTGCTCTCGGCCGACCGGTGGGCCCATGATCTGCCCTGGCGCGCTTCCCTGGAGAGGTTCCTGTTCGCGCCGACCGTGAACATCGAAGGGCTGGTGGGCGGGTATACGGGGCCGGGGGGCAAGACCGTCCTCCCGCACCGCGCCGTGGCCAAGCTCGATCTTCGCCTGGTGCCGGACATGACGTACGAAGGCGCGCTGTCCGCCCTCAAGGGCCACCTCCGGAAGCGTGGCTTCGGGGACATCGAGGTGAACGCAAGCGGCGGTTACGACCCCACCGGCACGCGCGCGGACGCAATGCTAATTCGGGCGGAGCTCTCGGTCTACCGGCGGGCGGGGCTGGACCCGATCCTATGGCCGCGCAACGCGGGTTCCTTTCCCGGGTATGTCTTCACGGGGGAGCCGCTCAAGCTGCCCGCGGCCCATTTCGGTCTCGGCCACGGTAGCGGTGCCCACGCCCCCG